The Streptomyces sp. NBC_01275 genome has a segment encoding these proteins:
- a CDS encoding alpha/beta fold hydrolase, whose protein sequence is MQSTLTVPGAVLHYEVRGGGPLLLVSQSGEGDANRSDAMVDHLVDAYTVVTYDRRGLSRSVLDEPGRGATLDEHVDDVHRLLAALTDGPALMLGCSMGAVIGLRLAARHPGQLGTLVAHEPAIPGLLPEAEQRRTHAELDEMRAVFERDGWLAGVRRIGELLGIDPARQEVEPGARLAPMDASREANFDFFVRHDALTMRHADLTPAEIDVLRRGPVRVVPAAGSATPRTVFDYRCAEELAAGLGADLPHFPGGHNGNITHPKGFAEVLRGVL, encoded by the coding sequence ATGCAGTCCACCCTGACCGTCCCCGGAGCCGTCCTGCACTACGAAGTCCGCGGCGGCGGGCCCCTGTTGCTCGTCTCGCAGAGCGGCGAGGGCGACGCCAACCGCAGTGACGCGATGGTCGACCACCTCGTGGACGCCTACACCGTCGTGACCTACGACCGTCGTGGTCTGTCCCGCAGCGTCCTCGACGAGCCCGGGCGGGGCGCCACCCTCGACGAGCACGTCGACGACGTCCACCGGCTGCTCGCCGCGCTCACCGACGGGCCCGCCCTGATGCTCGGCTGCAGCATGGGGGCCGTCATCGGACTGCGGCTCGCCGCGCGGCACCCCGGGCAGTTGGGTACGCTCGTCGCCCACGAGCCCGCCATCCCCGGTCTGCTGCCCGAGGCCGAACAGCGGCGCACACACGCCGAGTTGGACGAGATGCGGGCCGTCTTCGAGCGGGACGGCTGGCTCGCGGGGGTGCGGAGGATCGGTGAACTGCTCGGCATCGACCCGGCCCGGCAGGAGGTCGAGCCGGGCGCCCGGCTCGCGCCGATGGACGCCTCCCGCGAAGCGAACTTCGACTTCTTCGTCCGCCACGACGCCCTCACCATGCGCCACGCCGACCTGACCCCCGCCGAGATCGACGTCCTCAGGAGGGGGCCCGTGCGCGTCGTCCCGGCGGCCGGAAGCGCCACCCCGCGCACGGTCTTCGACTACCGCTGCGCCGAGGAGCTGGCCGCCGGACTCGGCGCCGACCTGCCCCACTTCCCGGGCGGCCACAACGGCAACATCACCCACCCGAAGGGCTTCGCAGAGGTACTGCGCGGAGTGCTGTGA
- a CDS encoding MarR family winged helix-turn-helix transcriptional regulator, with protein MNGVELFLLGRTLMKIGEEAIPTEGVGRHSTSTRSMLIVLLDVYGHADTTVGEIAARTGLPQSAVSGCVARLKDVGSVVTAPDPADRRRTLLRRNPEVSGRRAEVAATPVDAAVGAALGTQDADEIARTVALLEQLADRISPDVLGRLR; from the coding sequence ATGAACGGAGTCGAGCTCTTCCTGCTGGGCCGCACCCTGATGAAGATCGGCGAGGAGGCCATCCCCACCGAGGGCGTCGGCCGGCACTCCACCAGCACCCGGTCCATGCTGATCGTGCTGCTCGACGTGTACGGGCACGCCGACACCACGGTCGGCGAGATCGCCGCCCGCACGGGCCTGCCGCAGAGTGCGGTCTCCGGATGCGTGGCCCGCCTCAAGGACGTGGGCTCGGTGGTCACCGCGCCCGACCCGGCCGACCGCCGGCGCACCCTGCTGCGGCGCAACCCGGAGGTCTCCGGACGTCGGGCGGAGGTCGCCGCCACCCCCGTCGACGCGGCGGTCGGCGCCGCGCTCGGCACCCAGGACGCGGACGAGATCGCACGGACCGTCGCCCTGCTGGAGCAACTCGCCGACCGCATCTCGCCGGACGTCCTGGGCCGACTGCGCTAG
- the rho gene encoding transcription termination factor Rho, with translation MTTTLEHPPLQQPPARIAAGVLDVDASGKGHLRPTNCLPTPADVQVPAALIRRHGLRKGDLVEGVRGGQRALTEVARVNGRTPDAERGRRHFRDLTPVHPRERLRLEHPAAGLAGRVADLIAPVGKGQRGLIVAPPKTGKTVLLQQIAAAVAGNHPDARLMVVLLDERPEEVTDMRRSVRGEVYASTFDQAPKQHIALAELVIERAKRLVEAGEDVVILLDSLTRLCRAHNNTAAAGGRTLSGGVDATALIGPKRFFGAARAAEEGGSLTVLATALVETGSRADDFYFEELKGTGNSELRLDREPASRRVFPALDIDASGTRREELLLTPGELTAVRGLRRALRTRDGQANLETLLQRMRETPDNAAFLRRIQPTLPSA, from the coding sequence ATGACCACCACTCTCGAACACCCTCCCCTCCAGCAGCCCCCGGCCCGGATCGCCGCCGGCGTCCTCGACGTCGACGCGAGCGGGAAGGGGCACCTGCGCCCCACGAACTGCCTGCCCACACCGGCCGACGTCCAGGTCCCGGCCGCGCTGATCCGCCGTCACGGCCTGCGCAAGGGCGACCTCGTCGAAGGCGTACGCGGCGGTCAGCGCGCGCTGACCGAAGTAGCGCGCGTCAACGGCCGTACGCCCGACGCCGAGCGCGGTCGCCGGCACTTCCGCGACCTCACGCCCGTGCACCCCCGCGAGCGGCTCCGCCTCGAACACCCGGCGGCCGGCCTGGCCGGACGCGTCGCCGATCTCATCGCGCCCGTCGGCAAAGGCCAGCGAGGCCTGATCGTCGCGCCGCCCAAGACCGGCAAGACGGTGCTGCTCCAGCAGATCGCCGCCGCCGTCGCCGGCAACCACCCGGACGCCCGGCTGATGGTCGTGCTGCTCGACGAACGGCCCGAGGAGGTCACCGACATGCGGCGCTCCGTGCGCGGCGAGGTGTACGCCTCGACCTTCGACCAGGCGCCCAAGCAGCACATCGCCCTCGCCGAACTCGTCATCGAGCGGGCCAAGCGGCTCGTCGAGGCGGGCGAGGACGTCGTCATCCTCCTCGACTCGCTGACCCGGCTGTGCCGGGCGCACAACAACACGGCCGCCGCCGGGGGCCGCACCCTCAGCGGCGGGGTCGACGCGACCGCGCTGATCGGACCCAAGCGGTTCTTCGGGGCCGCGCGCGCCGCCGAGGAGGGCGGCTCGCTCACCGTCCTGGCCACCGCGCTGGTCGAGACCGGCTCCCGGGCCGACGACTTCTACTTCGAGGAGCTGAAGGGCACCGGCAACAGTGAGCTCCGCCTCGACCGCGAGCCCGCCTCCCGCCGTGTCTTCCCGGCCCTCGACATCGACGCCTCCGGCACCCGGCGCGAGGAACTCCTCCTCACCCCCGGCGAGTTGACCGCCGTACGCGGACTGCGCCGGGCGCTGCGCACCCGGGACGGCCAGGCGAACCTGGAGACGCTGCTCCAGCGGATGCGCGAGACCCCGGACAACGCGGCTTTCCTGCGGCGCATCCAGCCGACGCTGCCCTCGGCCTAG